The Sebastes umbrosus isolate fSebUmb1 chromosome 23, fSebUmb1.pri, whole genome shotgun sequence genome contains a region encoding:
- the LOC119482447 gene encoding amphoterin-induced protein 2-like: MRAIASQLLGKTGVGGGRWSPAAAALLLALCLGFPPSVATCPPCCLCASDIISCSGCNLSALPSDLPSYATRLDLSHNALAVLPVDWIAQPFERLTTLVLGRNSITRIEVNAFAVTPHLLQLDLSSNRLTALNSSVFAGLKELKELLLFGNQIVQINPGAFNDLHSLQRIYLSGNRLTVLPLGLYWEPGGPRNLTFLDLSYNRLSEVPVQILLSLSRQGGIYLQENPLGCDCALLALLEYWMWKQYRPLVDFRGEYPCRGDSGQVSECGHQVVSGMPLEAQTYQVEPGQWLSVPCPGLASPAQEGLGVFWVTPKTVVNSSTNDPSAHIIVFPNGTLVIRGALMEDSGMYGCVAPRGRRYDPKESPEVNLVVGNLSTAPASGLAHGGSGAEHFNTAFTTLASCVVSIILVLLYLYLTPCRCRDKRGGGSRGCGGRAFVLCSDPREVESGQRRSNGKRVAFLEPQAEDSEIGGPKTPGMNLGQITTEGILKNGSRTVGQTLTDSAHMA, encoded by the coding sequence ATGCGTGCCATCGCCTCGCAGCTTTTAGGCAAGACCGGCGTCGGAGGCGGCCGTTGGAGCCCCGCTGCTGCAGCCTTGCTGCTCGCCCTGTGTCTTGGCTTCCCTCCCTCTGTGGCCACTTGCCCACCGTGCTGCCTTTGTGCCAGTGATATAATTTCCTGCAGCGGGTGCAATCTGTCCGCGCTGCCCTCTGATCTCCCGAGCTATGCCACGCGGTTGGACCTGAGCCACAATGCCCTCGCTGTCCTGCCCGTGGACTGGATCGCCCAACCGTTTGAGAGGCTCACCACGCTGGTTCTCGGCCGTAACTCCATAACCCGAATTGAGGTGAACGCCTTCGCCGTGACGCCGCATCTCCTCCAGCTGGACCTCTCTTCCAACCGACTAACGGCGCTGAACTCGTCCGTCTTCGCGGGGTTGAAGGAACTgaaagagctgctgctgtttggcaACCAGATCGTCCAGATTAACCCGGGGGCCTTCAACGATCTTCACAGCCTGCAGAGGATCTACCTTTCTGGGAACAGGCTGACGGTTCTCCCCCTCGGGCTTTATTGGGAACCCGGAGGGCCTCGTAATCTGACCTTTCTCGATCTGTCATACAACAGGCTCTCTGAGGTGCCTGTCCAGATCCTGCTGTCTCTCTCCCGACAAGGTGGAATTTATTTGCAGGAAAACCCTTTGGGCTGTGACTGCGCTTTACTTGCCTTGCTGGAGTACTGGATGTGGAAACAATATCGCCCCTTGGTGGACTTCAGAGGTGAATACCCATGTAGAGGCGATTCAGGACAAGTGTCTGAATGTGGCCACCAGGTAGTTTCAGGTATGCCCCTTGAGGCACAGACTTACCAAGTAGAGCCTGGTCAATGGCTAAGCGTGCCATGTCCAGGGTTGGCCTCTCCAGCTCAGGAGGGGCTTGGGGTGTTCTGGGTTACCCCAAAGACTGTGGTGAATTCATCAACCAATGATCCGAGTGCCCACATAATAGTTTTCCCCAATGGCACCCTTGTAATCCGGGGAGCCCTGATGGAGGATTCTGGTATGTATGGGTGCGTGGCACCCCGTGGACGCCGCTATGACCCCAAAGAGTCTCCGGAGGTCAATTTGGTGGTCGGAAACTTAAGCACCGCCCCCGCCAGCGGCTTGGCACACGGCGGCAGCGGTGCCGAGCATTTCAACACGGCGTTCACCACCCTGGCTTCCTGCGTGGTCAGCATCATACTGGTGCTGCTCTACCTCTACCTCACCCCCTGCCGATGCCGGGATAAGCGGGGCGGGGGATCGCGAGGGTGCGGCGGACGAGCCTTCGTCCTCTGTTCGGACCCCAGAGAGGTAGAGTCAGGACAGCGGCGGTCAAACGGAAAGAGGGTGGCTTTCTTAGAGCCTCAGGCGGAGGACTCTGAAATTGGTGGTCCAAAAACGCCAGGGATGAATTTGGGTCAAATCACCACTGAGGGAATTCTCAAAAATGGAAGTAGGACAGTGGGACAGACCCTCACAGACTCTGCTCACATGGCATAG